A genomic window from Glycine soja cultivar W05 chromosome 10, ASM419377v2, whole genome shotgun sequence includes:
- the LOC114370267 gene encoding microtubule-binding protein TANGLED-like produces MVARTPPKQRKLLAALNPVLIKETLIKVDQCVARLQELQYTVTGGTKVVSGVNLSPRSTRGYLRTSLRCKQESLRIKNGASRRSPVGKFPANTGEWKRMSLPAMLVGETVGEILQASQFAREIVTAVGKKTPQEDPKTPMSQRSNKKAELENTQLRARRKKEKQTKAQNDGSPSLQRARSRINFKVSPPKVREFDKESNRYMANRVSPRNKPWARKTVLFPNPLFLSTHSSSQQQFCKTRSPIITRNRGTTTSHKFLIKSPSLPSRPQQFCQTRSPVISRNRGGGTPHKFLIKSPTSATKVQVQIKNSPPTVSISPTKPARLSRSPPKRSTSTASKFRRSFSPSRIASRLVSLSPLRTRKTVQRNDGFVSGLKQCPASSSVQYPAKRNLRTHQ; encoded by the exons ATGGTTGCGAGAACCCCACCGAAGCAGAGGAAGCTGTTGGCCGCTCTCAACCCTGTTCTGATTAAAGAAACACTCATCAAG GTGGATCAGTGCGTGGCTCGGCTGCAGGAACTTCAGTACACTGTGACTGGTGGAACCAAGGTGGTGTCTGGGGTGAATCTCAGCCCTCGCAGCACCAGAGGTTATCTCAGAACCAGTCTCAGATGCAAGCAAGAATCACTCAG GATCAAGAACGGTGCCTCAAGGAGATCTCCTGTGGGGAAGTTTCCAGCAAACACAG GTGAATGGAAGAGAATGTCATTGCCTGCAATGCTTGTAGGCGAAACTGTTGGGGAAATTCTGCAGGCAAGTCAGTTTGCTAGAGAAATAGTCACAGCAGTTGGTAAGAAAACTCCCCAGGAGGATCCAAAAACTCCAATGTCTCAAAGGAGCAACAAAAAAGCAGAACTTGAAAACACACAACTCAGGgcaagaaggaagaaagagaagCAAACTAAAGCACAAAACGATGGTTCACCATCACTTCAAAGGGCTCGTTCCAGAATCAACTTCAAGGTTTCTCCTCCTAAGGTTAGAGAATTTGATAAAGAAAGCAACAGGTATATGGCAAATAGGGTGTCTccaaggaataagccatgggcTAGAAAAACAGTACTATTCCCCAACCCTTTGTTCCTGTCCACTCATTCCTCTTCACAGCAACAATTTTGCAAGACAAGGTCACCTATCATAACAAGAAATAGAGGAACAACAACATCTCACAAGTTTTTGATCAAGTCTCCATCTTTGCCGTCACGGCCGCAACAGTTTTGCCAGACCAGGTCTCCTGTGATATCAAGAAATAGGGGTGGAGGAACACCACACAAGTTTTTGATCAAGTCTCCAACTTCAGCCACCAAAGTTCAAGTCCAGATCAAAAATAGTCCACCAACTGTGTCTATTTCACCAACAAAACCTGCAAGGTTGAGCAGAAGTCCTCCCAAGAGATCCACTTCTACTGCATCTAAATTCCGTCGATCTTTCTCTCCTTCAAGAATAGCATCCAGATTAGTATCACTTTCACCATTAAGAACCAGGAAAACTGTACAGAGAAATGATGGGTTTGTGAGTGGACTCAAACAGTGCCCAGCATCATCATCAGTGCAATACCCTGCTAAGAGGAATTTGAGAACACATCAATAG